A single region of the Gossypium arboreum isolate Shixiya-1 chromosome 12, ASM2569848v2, whole genome shotgun sequence genome encodes:
- the LOC108472870 gene encoding ras-related protein RABA5d-like: MSDYNEDSNEEEYLLKIVIIRDFIVRKSNLLSRYTRNEFNPHSKTTIGIKFQTQSMRIDSKEVKAQIWDTTSQERFSAVTLAYYKGAVSALIVYDISRRTTCDSVG; this comes from the coding sequence ATGTCAGACTATAATGAAGATTCCAACGAAGAAGAATACCTTCTCAAAATAGTCATAATCAGAGACTTCATAGTCAGAAAATCCAACCTCTTATCCCGCTACACTCGTAATGAATTCAACCCACATTCAAAAACCACCATTGGAATCAAGTTCCAGACTCAAAGCATGCGAATTGACAGTAAAGAAGTCAAAGCTCAGATTTGGGACACCACCAGCCAAGAAAGGTTTTCTGCCGTCACTTTAGCTTATTATAAAGGTGCTGTCAGTGCTCTTATTGTTTATGATATTAGTCGTAGAACTACCTGCGATAGTGTCGGTTGA